CCCTGAACGTGCGCCATTTGACAGACCCAACATGCCGACCGGCGCCTTCACCGCGTGAGACGTCACGTTGACGATCCGCCCGAATTTGCGCGCGATCATGCCGTCGATGGTGGATTTCATGATTTCGATCGGCGCCAGCATGTTGGCGTCGAGCGCCTTGATCCAGTCGTCGCGGTCCCAATTCCGGAAATCGCCCGGCGGCGGACCGCCAGCGTTGTTGACGAGAATATCCGGATCGGGGCAAGCGGCGAGAATGGCGTTTCGCCCTTCCTGGGTCGTGACATCAGCTGCGACGGCAACTGTTTCTGCACCGGTGGCCGCTTGAATTTCGGTCGCTGCCTGCTCCAAAACTTGCCGGCGCCGGGCAACGATGATCAGCTTTACGCCTTCGTTTCCGAGAGCGATCGCACAACTCCTGCCCAAGCCCATGCTTGCCGCACAAACAATTGCCGTGCGCCCTCGAAGACCAAAATCCATCTTTTTTCCTGACCCGACTGTCTCGGCATCCCGCCGTTAGGTAGATGCCTGCTGCTTATTGATCGTTCGGCAAACCAACCCGCGATTCTCGTCATGGCGCCGTCTAGTCGGAGACGATTTTCAGATCTTCGAGGGAAATCATCTCACCCATGCCAACCCATTGCTTGCCATCGAACTGCGCAAGCTGCATGTTGTGGAAGGCATCGTAATTGTCTGGCGAGTTGTAGATCTTCACGCCGTTCAAGATAAGCGGCGGCGTGTAGCCCTTCAGGTTGGTCGCTTGATGGAGCAAGTTCGCCCGGGTGAGATCGTCGCCGCACAGCTTCAAGACATGCGCGATCGCCGAAGCGTTGTTGTAGCCGGGGATCGCCGTCGCATCATCCAGGTTGAGGCGCGGCATGTATTTTTGCGCGATCGCCCTGTATTCCTTTACGCCTGCATCATCTGCTTCCGCCGGATCAGTGACATTCTTTTCCCAGCGCGCGGTGATAAGGCCCTTGGCATTTTCGAGTCCGGCGGGCACCAGCGTCGCTCCAACCGAACTAGAGTTCGAGTTGATGATGAAGGTCGGTTGCCAGCCAAGGCTCGCAACCTTGCGGATGGCTTGCGCCGCAAATTTCGATGCGCTCAGTTGAACAAAGACATCCGCGCCGCTCAGCTTGAGTTCGACGACCTGGCTCTCGATCGTCGGCTCGGTCATCTCATGGCTGATTTCCTTGGCGATCATCTGCGAAGCCCGATCGCCAAGCCCCAGCTTCAGTCCACGAAGATAGTCCTTGCCAAGATCGTCGTTGACATACTGAACCGCGATCTTTGCATTCGGCTTCGCCTTGAGCAGATACCGGCCAAATACGGCCCCTTGCGCGATGTACGAGGGATAGAACGGGACGATCCAGGGGAAGCCCTTTGGATCATTGAATCTAACGGCCCCGGACGTGAGAAAGAGGCTCGGCACACCCTTGCCGTTGAGGTACTTGGACACTGCGGCGTTCGGCGGTGTCCCCAGAAAGCCGGCGATGGCAAACACCTCATCGGACTCGACGAGCTTGCGTGTTTGTTCAACCGCCTTCGGCGGGCTGAATGCGTTGTCGAGCGATATGAGGTTTACCTTGCGGCCGTTGATCCCGCCGCGGTCATTGATCATTTCGAAATAGGCCGTTTGGGCCTGTCCATAAACCCCGTAGGCAGATGCCGGGCCGCTGTAAGGCGACGTGGTGCCCAACTTGATCTCGGTGTCCGTGACGCCAATATCGTAATTCTTTGCGGCGAGGGCTTTCCTGGAGCGGGCCAATGTCAGCGCAACGGCGCCGATACCTGCCACGGCAGAACGACGGGTGATTGAGTTCATAACAGCCTCCTCCAGAATAGCAGTTGACAGTCATCATCCTGCGCCGGCCTCGCCGGTCACCGCACTCACTCAAGACATATCGTCGCCTCGGCGCAGACCGACGGGAGCAACGCGTTGTCAATTTCCCTGAAGTCGCCTTCCGTGAGTTCGATCGGCGCCGAAAATGTCAGCGCATCCATGTGGCCGTTGAGAATGGTCGGATAGCGCCATTCGGCCGTTGCGACGGTGCGGGCGCCAACGCGGAACTCGATCGAAAGCGGTTGTGGCGCGCTTGAACCGTGCCCGCTCTGATAGCCGTCGCCGATACAATAGATTTCGAACTGGTACGCGGCACCACGACGCTGGATCGCTATTTCGATATCCAGCAAGCCAAAGGTGGGATCAGCCTTCAATCCTTCCTGGTAGAAATAGACAAACGGAATCCGGCCGTATTTGCTCTCACCGCGACTTGCATCCGATGGCACCTGCGCGTCGCTGCGGCCCGGCGTACGCGGCGGCATCGGACCGAGCAGGCACATCTGCGGCAATGACCGGCACTCAACCACGCGCTCGGCTCCCTTGCGCTGACGCGGCATCCGGCGCTTTGGCCTTGTCGAGCCTTTTCACGTCATATGTACGGCCGAGAAAGGCGAAGGCGTTGTCGGCCAGAACGGCGTCGACGCCCAACGCGCGCGATGCAAATGCGCCGGGCTGTTTTTGCCGGATCGAAAAGGGGTAATCCGATCCGACGACGATGTGATCGCTGCCGACGGCGCTGGCGAGGAACGACAGCGATGCCGGATCGTAAAGGATCGTATCGTACCAGAATTGACGCGCGATCTTCGACGGCGGCTGGGACATCTGGCCCTTCAGGCCGAGCGACCATCCGAAATCCATTCGCGGCAGGATCCACGACAGCGCACCGCCGCCGTGGCTGAGCAGGATGCGCAGCTTCGGAAAGCGCTCGATAACTCCGGCGGCGAGCAACGACACCGATGCGAGCGCCGTCTCAAGGGGAAATACCGCCGTCGCCGCAAATTCAGGGCTGGCGGCCACCCGCTCCATCCCGGCCGGATGAAGCGGATGCACAAAAATTCCGAGGTCGAGCGCTTCGGCAGCTTCATAGAGGGGAAACAGGGCTTCGCTTCCGAGCGCCACGCCATTGACATGCGTTCCGATTTCGATTCCGGCAAAGTCCAGCGCCTTGACCTTTTGCAACTGGCGCACCGCGCGCGGCACGTCCTGTACGCAAGCCATTCCGATGCCGGCGAAGTTGCGCGGTGCCCTGGCGATCATGGCCGCGATCTCGTCGTTCATGATGTCGGCGAGATACTCCGCATCGTCGGGCGGCAGCCAATGCGACAAC
This portion of the Bradyrhizobium sp. AZCC 2262 genome encodes:
- a CDS encoding SDR family oxidoreductase; amino-acid sequence: MDFGLRGRTAIVCAASMGLGRSCAIALGNEGVKLIIVARRRQVLEQAATEIQAATGAETVAVAADVTTQEGRNAILAACPDPDILVNNAGGPPPGDFRNWDRDDWIKALDANMLAPIEIMKSTIDGMIARKFGRIVNVTSHAVKAPVGMLGLSNGARSGLTGFVAGLARATAEHNVTINNLLPGTFDTDRLKSNLQALAASTKRPVDQVTQQIKSGNPSKRFGHPDEFGATCAFLCSVQASYITGQNILIDGGAYPGTF
- a CDS encoding amidohydrolase family protein; this translates as MGAVIDVHTHIVPSRLAADPKRDRRWPSVELSGGDQAAVMIAGKVFRKIDTRSWDVDRRLSDMVDDGTDMQVLSPMPELLSHWLPPDDAEYLADIMNDEIAAMIARAPRNFAGIGMACVQDVPRAVRQLQKVKALDFAGIEIGTHVNGVALGSEALFPLYEAAEALDLGIFVHPLHPAGMERVAASPEFAATAVFPLETALASVSLLAAGVIERFPKLRILLSHGGGALSWILPRMDFGWSLGLKGQMSQPPSKIARQFWYDTILYDPASLSFLASAVGSDHIVVGSDYPFSIRQKQPGAFASRALGVDAVLADNAFAFLGRTYDVKRLDKAKAPDAASAQGSRARG
- a CDS encoding ABC transporter substrate-binding protein, whose translation is MNSITRRSAVAGIGAVALTLARSRKALAAKNYDIGVTDTEIKLGTTSPYSGPASAYGVYGQAQTAYFEMINDRGGINGRKVNLISLDNAFSPPKAVEQTRKLVESDEVFAIAGFLGTPPNAAVSKYLNGKGVPSLFLTSGAVRFNDPKGFPWIVPFYPSYIAQGAVFGRYLLKAKPNAKIAVQYVNDDLGKDYLRGLKLGLGDRASQMIAKEISHEMTEPTIESQVVELKLSGADVFVQLSASKFAAQAIRKVASLGWQPTFIINSNSSSVGATLVPAGLENAKGLITARWEKNVTDPAEADDAGVKEYRAIAQKYMPRLNLDDATAIPGYNNASAIAHVLKLCGDDLTRANLLHQATNLKGYTPPLILNGVKIYNSPDNYDAFHNMQLAQFDGKQWVGMGEMISLEDLKIVSD